The nucleotide sequence CCGACGATGCCGGCGGTCACCAGTCCGGTCGCGAGGGCGAGGACGACGGCCAGTGGGTGCAGGCGGACGGCCCGGCCGAGCAACAGGGGTTGCAGGACGTGGCTTTCGACCTGCATGACACCGGCCACCACCGCGAGCACGATGATGGCCGCCAGCGTGCCTTTGGTGACCAGCGTGACGAGGACGACGGCCGCGCCGGCGATCACCGAACCGATGACCGGTACGAGCGCGCCGAGGAGGACGAGTGTGCTCAACGGGGCAGCCAAGGGGACGCCGGTGATGAGCAGCACCAGGCCGATGCCCGCGGCGTCGACGAAGGCCCAGCGTGGTCGGCATCGTTCCGGTGAAGTCATCGGTTTCCGTGGAACTCCAGCATGTCCGTGTCGGTTATCTAATCCCCTCGCTGAGGTTCTATCTCGCCCTGGAATGCGAAGCCCGCCAGTCGGGGGACGGCTGGGTGCGACTGCGCAACGCCGGCACCGTGTTCGTTCTCGAACAGGGTGTTCCCGGCAGCCGCCCTGGCGCTGTCGTCCCGGAACTGAGCGTCGGTGATCTCCTGCGGCTGTGCTGCCGGCTGTGGTCGGCTGGGATCCACACGAGCCCCATCAGCTAACCGGACGGCGTGCCCGGTGGGCGCATCAGCACCCATGATCCCGACCTGCATCCAGTAACCGTAAGCCAAGCCAGTCGTCGTCCACGGGCGGAGGCTCTCGTCGTCAGGCGGACCGGGATACCGCGTGGTGACCACGCCGGGACGTGATCCGCCACAACGATTCCCGGCGGTGGATTGATGGTGGTACAGCACCGAAAGCCGCGGTGAGCGTTACCGAGGACATGTCGGTCACCGTGCGACAGAGACCCCAGCGGGGTCGCCCGCTGGGGCCTCTGTCGCACAACGGCCGTCGGGTCAGCCGGTGCAGTTGGGGACCGCCGGGGCGCTCCCGGCGCAGTTGCCGGGCGTGTTGGCGGTGATGGGCGCGTTGTTGGTGGTCATGGTGCCGTTGCTCCGGTAGACGCCGCCCGCGGTGAGCAGCGCGTGGTTCACGGTCACGGCGGTCTGGGTGATGGTCGTCGCGGTCGAATCGACCGCTGCGATACCACCGCCTTGGGCACCGCTGTTGCCGCTGACGAGCATCGGCGTGCCGGAGACCCCCGTGGTGGTCAACGTGCCGCGGAGGCCGTTGTAGATGCCGCCGCCCTGGAACAGCGCGGTGTTCCCGAGAACGCTGCTTTTGGTGAACGACGCGGCGGGTGCCGTGCCGGACGGGGTGTCGGCGTTGGCGAGGCCGCCGCCGGCGAGGGTGGCGTGGTTGCCGCTCAGGCTGCTGGTGGTGAGAGTCACGGCGCCGTGGTTGAGGATGGCGCCCCCGTTGCCGACGACGCTGCCGTTGGTGAAGGAGACCGAGGTGGTCAGGGTGAGGTTGCCGGTCGGACCGACCTCGGCGATCCGGAAGGGCAGCAGCGCGGTGCGCGTGATGGTCGCCGGGCCGAGCAGTTCGATCGGTGTGGTGATGACCGGCAACCCATTGGCGGGCCCGCCGTGCGGGGAGGTCAGTGTGTAGGTGCAGCCGCCTGCCAGTGCCAGAGTGTCACTGTCCACTGTGGAGTTGGCGAGGTTGATGGCGGCGACGAGGGCGTTCTCGCCGCACGCCACGGGAATGGTGGTCGCCTGTGCCATGGGGGCGAGAACGATCAGGCCCCCGGTGAGCACGGCCGCGCCGACGACGGCCCGCGGAATACTGTGGCTTCTTCGCATTTCTTCTTCTTTCCTGGAAACAAATCAAGGGGGTGCGGCCATGAAGAAAGGAACTATCCGATGCATCCGGGGACAGGGGAGGGGCTGCCGGTGCAGTTGGTCGCGGTGTTGGCGGTCACCGTGGAGGTGTTCAGCGTCGCCGAACCCGCCACGTAATAGATCCCGCCGGGATTCAGCGTCGCCGCGTTGGTGTCGACCACGCTGCTGGTGAGCGTGAGTGTCCCGTTAAGACTGGCGATTCCGGCGCCTTGGCCCGCGGTGTTGCCGTTGACCGTGCTGTTGGTGAAGGTCGCCGCGGCCGGGGTTCCCGTGCTGTACAAGGCGCCGCCTCGGCCGTTGGCGGCGTTACCGGACAACGCGCTGCCGGTGAGGGTGACCGCGCCGAAGCTGAGGATGCCACCACCGTCGTCGTTGCCCACGGCGGCCGCGTGACCATTGCTGATGGTGACCGCTTTGAGCGTGATGCCGCCGGTGGGAGCCACCTGGCCGATGCGGAAGGAGGCCGCTGCCGGTGCGCGGGTGATGGTGTTCGCGTTGCCCTCGAAGATGATGGGCGAGGTGATGATGGGAAGGCCGGCCGGCCCGTGTACACCGTCGTCACCGTGGCCGCTGCTGAGGGTGTAGGTGCAGCCCGGGGTCAAGGTCACGGTGCCGCCTCCCGCCGCGTTGGCCGCGTCGACCGCGGAGACCAGCGCCGCCTCGTTGCACGGGACTGATTCGAGACCGGCTTGCGCCGATGCGGGCAGCAGAACTGCCGATCCGGTCATCAGGGCAATGGTGCAGGCAAAAGTGGGTAACGTGCGATCGTGTCGCATTTTGACTTTCCTGAATCCGAGACCGATGGTGGAGGAGCAAGAAGCTCAAACGTCCCGCTGGAAAGCGGTCACCGGCGGTCAATGAACAACCACCTCTGACCCTACACCCGTTGGCCGGAAATAGAAAGGGAAGCAGTCTTGGTGTCGCGTGTCGACTTTCGGCAATTGGAATTCGCAAGGTTTCGCAGCGAATATCGCGGGTAAGGGATTGACAGCGCACCGCGGAAAGCGTGTGTTTCCGCAGTGGATACTTCGAAATCGGCCGGTCGCAAGGACGGCCGGGAAGGCTTGACTACCCGGGGTGAACAGCCGCGGCGATGTCCAGCGGTCGCACCACGTGTGCCCGACGGCGTTGCCCCCACCCGGCCGGCCGGACCGCATCCGCGAGGTCTCCGCCACGGTAACCGGCGGACTCTTCTTTGTCCCCACCCTTGAGTTCCTGGTCGATCCGCCGCCCTGTCCCGCGAACAAAAGAGGAACACCATGACCGATGAGCACCGACCGGACACCGACCCCGGCTCCGATCCGAAGTGGTACTACAACACCACGACCGGGCAAGTCGAACACGGCACACTGTCGCGATCGGTGGATCGACTCGGCCCCTATCCCGACGAGGCCACCGCACACCGGGCACTGGAAATCGCCATGGAACGCACCGCGGCGGCGGACAGGGCCGACCGCGATTGGAACGACGACTAGACGTATCCGCCTGTCCGTCGTTGAACGAGATCAAGGGGGCCTTGTGCCAAGAGTGAATTCTGCCGCTGAGCGATGTCGTCGAGCAGCCTTTGGAGCCGTTCTCGTTCGTTCTGCGTTCCTGACCGGCATGGTCACCAGCCGCGGGCGACGAGCGAATGCGATCCGGTGCTGCGCCCGGGAATCCATGTCGGCTGACGGCCCCCCAGGGGCTGGTCAGTCGATGTTCAAGTCTCGCCGAGTCGGAAAACCACTGCACGGGGCTGCGTTAAGCAGTAGCGCGGTCGCTCGGGTTCCGCCGGCCCATACAGCGGCCGGCGGGACCTTGATGACGACTGTCGAAGAGGCGAAGCCAAAAAACGATTTGAGAATTCCTCGGCGAACAACTGGGTCACGGTGTCGTGCGCGGCTTGCGTGTCGTCCCGTTCTGCCCCGCCAACCTGGGCGGCACCTGGTGAAAGCGGATCCGGGGGAGCGGGGTGACAATAGGCCGATGTTCGTGGTGGCTGGTCCCGGTTGGGTGAGTGGGTCGTCGAGGTCGGCGAGCGTGATGCCCTTTTCCGATTCAGCTCACGGTAGAGGACCATGCGGCCGTCAGTGCGCGGCCGCGGGTGTGGGCGGGAGGTGGGGTGGGGGTCTCCCTTGTTTCTCTACCCGGTTTGCGGGTGGCGTCGGGTGAGGTGATGAAGGCGTCGGCGTACTGACGGGCACGTGGTATGTCGGTCGACGTCCCCGACGTTCAGGACGATGTGGTCCAGTGCCGTCACGCGGATCGCCCGGCTTTGCATGCTGGGTTGCATGTGAATGCCCCTTTCACGCGTGCGCGGCGTCGCGGTGCGAGCCGAAAGCAGTCAGCAGTGCGGCCACCGTCAACGCGACGCCGAACCACACCGCGCCGGTGGACCCGAAGCCGCCCGCGAACAGTCCACCGAGCAGCGCGCCGAGTGCGATCGAGATGTTGTATCCCATGGTGTTGAGCGACATGGCGGCCTCGAAGGTGTCCGGGGCCGCGGCGAGCATCATGTTGACCTGGCAGAGGTTGGCGGCGCCGAAGGACACCCCCCACACCACCACGGCGACCGCCAGGCCCGCCAGGCTGCCGCCGGCCACCAAAAGCAGCAGAAGCGA is from Amycolatopsis lurida and encodes:
- a CDS encoding AI-2E family transporter, whose product is MTSPERCRPRWAFVDAAGIGLVLLITGVPLAAPLSTLVLLGALVPVIGSVIAGAAVVLVTLVTKGTLAAIIVLAVVAGVMQVESHVLQPLLLGRAVRLHPLAVVLALATGLVTAGIVGACPPCHSSPFQLRRATSHHPASGGDRPLRRHAASGRIVTVSRPARTSRLLILSKPVVHGGGSVYKLGSSSGRGASGSDRERGGR